In the genome of Astatotilapia calliptera chromosome 18, fAstCal1.2, whole genome shotgun sequence, the window TAAAAAAGAGAACACAAAGCAGTTGACCCACAgtccatcaaagcctcatcaggCGAGtcatattaattttttaaactaaCAAATATTAAAACTTCGGATATTTCCTCCCtctgtatatatttgttttatgatATGAGTCGGCACTACTCATATACTCCTATACCTCTATTAATATACTTACAATATGATAAACTGACTCTGTGTGAGGCCAGTGTGATCACAAATTAAATCAATATTTGATTACGTGTGTGTGAAAGTGTCGCTGTGATCAGACCCAGCGAAGCTGCTCGATGAGTTGTTCTTCTGGATTTAACAGCCCCGGTCATTCAGCTGTTTGTGGGGGTCTGTGTGGTGCAGCAGAGGATAGGTCCCCCTGTCCACCAAGTTGGATGCCTCAGCTTTGTGAGGGTCCTGTCTATAAATACCCCTGACTTGCGTAGTGGCTGACAGCCACAGACAGCTGCAGCCACAAGCCATCCAACTACACGAGACTATTCAGGGCAAACTGAGCCACCCTGTGCACTGAAAGTCCCGCTCTGTTGTGGGGAGAGTGTAGGGAGCCCACGAAACCCAACCCGCACACGGCAACAGAACAAAATGTCTGCCATGACTATAGATCCAGTGGCGCAACCTCGGATGTACCAGCAGACCTTGCTTCAGGATGGACTGTGTGACCTCTTAGAAAATGACAGATTTGTGGATTGTGTCCTCAAAATCCAGGACAAGGAGTTCCCCTGCCACCGCTTGGTTCTGGCAGCTAGCAGCCCCTTCTTCAAGGCTATGTTCCTGTCTGACTTGGAGGAGAGCAAGAAGAAGGAGGTTGTCCTCAAGAATGTGGAGCCTGGGGTTATGGAGATGATCCTGCGGTACTTGTATACATCTGACATTAATCTGACAGAACAGAATGTTCAAGATATATTCATGGTCGCCAACATGTACCAGATCCCCTCCatcttctctgtgtgtgtgtcctatcTCCAAGAAAAGTTGGTGCTCGGGAATTGCTTGGCTATCTTCAGACTGGGGCTGCTTCTGGATAGTCCCAAGCTTGCTCTTGCCGCGAGAGACTTCATCTGCGAGCGCTATCAGGTTGTTGTCAGGGACCAAGACTTTCTGCAGCTAGCTCCCAGCGAGGTGGCCATCATCATCACCTCAGACGCCCTTAATGTTGAGCGGGAGGAGCAGGTGTTTGAATCCCTGATGGACTGGGTCAAGCATGACGAGACCAATCGGGTCAAAGATCTGCCCGAACTGTTGCACTGTGTTCGCTTCAGACTCATGCCTTTGGATTacttcaaagaaaaagtggagcGTCACCAGTACATCTGCTTCAGCCAGGACATCAAGAAGGAGCTGGATCTCGTCAGGGACGCTCACAGAGGGCGGCTCCCTAAGCCGAAGAAGCCTGCAACAGATGGGGCAAAGGGGGGTGAAGGCAGTGAGGATGAGGAAGATGATGAGGACGGTTACCTGCCAGGCATACTCAACAACAATCCTCGTTTTGGGATGTTTGAAATGGACCTCATACTTATGATCAGCGACACAGGGACTGTGGCCTACGACCCGGCAGGAAACGagtgctttgttgtgtcagAATCCACTGAAATTCCCAAGAATCACTGCAGCCTGGTGACAAGAGAGAACCAAGTGTTTGTTGTGGGAGGACTTCTCTACAACGAAGAGGACAAAGATGAACCATTCAGCTCCTACTTCCTGCAGGTAGTGTGTAATCTATGAAAACCATTTGTAGCTCTTTACAACCTGAACTCTGACGATGGCTCCTTTTCAAATCTTAaggtattttaaaaatatttctggaTTCTTTTGTATTTAATTCCTCTcacatcacttttatttatcCCCAGTTTGACCCAGTCAGTTCAGACTGGTTAGGGATGCCTCCACAACCCAACCCACGCTGTCTGTTTGGCCTGACTGAAGCTGAAAACTCAATCTTTGTTGTTGGAGGAAAGGAACTGAAGGACGGCGAGCACGCACTGAGCTCAGTCATGATCTATGACAGACAGTAAGTTTAATATGCTCTAGTGTAATGGAAAATGCACATCTTATCTAAATTATGGCCATCTCTCTTGGAAATATAATTGCATACGATAGTAAATACGATTTGTTTAAACTTTGACCTTAAAATTCAAAATCATCAAGTCcggaaatgtgtgttttccttataaaaggaacaaaacagCAACTCCCAAGCCTCGTTTCTTCTTAGAATCACAGTTTGCATGAGTCACTCACTTTATCATCTGCAGAGTCTGTTCATGATGGTACATGTTCTTCTTCATTTGCACATCTGCACAGGTCTTTCAAATGGGGAGAATCTGATCCCCTGCCTTATGAGGTGTATGGCCATGGAACTGTATCACACAAAGGGCTCGTCTACGTCATTGGAGGAAAGTCTGAAAGCAGGTAAGTGCACTACAGGCTTTAAAAGCCCACATTTTTATGATAATGTcggtaggaaaaaaaagaaaaatcattattAAACCTCATTCATCATCAGtctcatagttttattttattattattttattattttgtgttctgCGGATTTTATAACTCAGTTTATAACTTTGGCTAAACAGAACTTTTAAAGTCTGCGGTGGCTGAGCacaatgtttcattttgttattttaatgggGATCAGACCAAAAACCAaccaacttaaaaaacaaataaataaacagtccTGGCTCCTGCAAAAtcaaaaacatcagaaatgaACAGGATTAGAACATATATGACGAAACTCATGCATGAACTCAAATAATCCGTTTAAAAAAGCatattttgtctgtttgtttgcacaTGCGTGTttgcgcacgtgtgtgtgtaggaAGTGCATGAGAAGAGTGTGTGTCTACAATCCCACTAAGTTTGAATGGAAGGACCTGGCCCCTCTGAAAACAGCCCGCTCTCTGTTTGGCATCGCCGTCCACAACGACCAGATCTTTGTGGTCACAGGAGTCACAGACTCAGGCCTCACCAGCTCTGTGGAGGTCTACGACATTGCCAGCAACAAGTGAGACAatgttttattatatatatatatgactcgCTTTATTACATATATATAACCCGCTTTATCTACTCGTAACAAGGGGAAGCATCTGTCCGCATTAGTGAAATGACTCACTGAGCACAAACAAGAGATCATTAGATCATAAAACGCCACTCGTGGTACTGGTACGGGTGTCATTCAGTATTATTGAAGCTTGTTTAACACCATCACGTccccgtgtgtgtttgtgtccttaTTGTCCTGTTATTCCAGGTGGTCTGAGTTCACAGAGTTCCCTCAGGAGCGCAGTTCCCTTAATCTGATCTCAATGGGGGGGTTCCTGTACGCTGTGGGGGGCTTTGCCATGATGCCCAGTGAAACCAGTGAGGAGCCCGTCCCAACAGAGATGACTGACATTTGGAGGTGAGAGCCTACTAGACATAACAACTGAATGTAAggtcacagaaaaacaaaaaaggaggaaaatcaCTTTATACacacaaatgatcatttaggtGATGAAGGGATTTTAGTGAGCGAATTTTATCCAACAGTAAAGTTTTATTCAGACTCCTTGTAAGAGTTTCAGAGTGAAAGACTGTCTTTAAAGTTTATAAAGTCTGCTGTTACAAAGGCTTATATTAAACATGTCCAAAGTATAAATAATGAAGTCATGTACAAACAATCCTTATGAGCCAAAGCTAGGGATTCGGGCTGCTCTAAACACTCAAATCCAAttgttggtgttttgttttttccttttcactctGCACGATGACGAGAGACGCACAGGCTGATCAGTTTCAATCAACCTGATTGGTTGTAAGCACAGAGGCCCCACTGTCCTGCTGTTCAAAACCTCTGCTTAGGAGGGGCAGCTGATGTGAGACAGGGGAAAGGACACCAAAGGAGCTTGTTTTACATAGTGGATGAACTGACAGGCGACACCAAAGTTCACTATGGGATAAATAAGACCTATACAAATACAACAATTCTGAACAATGCAAAGTTAAAATACAAGAATAATATTCTGGAGTTGTAAATGAGCACAACAGATTTACGTTAAATTCTTATGGTAGTCTGAGAAGCCCGCTGCTGTTACAGGGTCCCAGTGctcctgtttttctgtattttcagtAGCATTAACAGACACTTCAGTTAATAGTAAAATGGACATTTCAGTTTATGTTACCATTAGCAGGCACTTCCTTTCGCTGTAACTCATTAAATTAACCTTTAAGCATGTCTTTAAGCATACATGTCTATGCAATTACAGCTTATCTGGTATTTGCTCAAAGATTCTTCATCTTGTTTATAATCTGTACTTATTACTAGGACATTTAATTGCTGGTActtgtcgccaagtgcttgctcacagggggtcgactgattgttgaggttttctctgtatcattATAGAGtctttataatataaagcaccttaaggtaactgttttgatttggtgctaaatgaacaaaactgaattgaaagcaATTTTCATCCAACACTTCACAGTGAAGATTATTATTTTAGTGATGTAGGAGAAATCTAAACACACTCCATATTCATGGATTATTTTCCAGGGAATTTTGGTAAATTATAGCAAAGAAATTAATTTTACAATATTTGGaccattttatatgtttttaaacatttcttgaGGTAAGGTTTCAGCAACAAAGCACAATCTGAGCACATCAAATAAGAGCAGAATAGCAGGAAAATCACTGAATAATTAGTACCCTTCatttatgttaaaaataaaaacatttgaccTAAACTACAattttgacatgttttaaagttttgcaTCTAAAGCTGGAGGACTTGGACTTGCTAATGGTACATAGGCATTGATTAGGATCTTTTCAAAACATTTGTTGTGAGGTATAATAATGGCTGCTGTCTACAGTGCTGTTAATAATAGCTTCATTTGATACACAGCTGTCAGGAATTCCTTTTGTGCCTAATCATTCTGTCTAGATGAAAAATATTGAGATTGCATTGTTATTACTGTATGCTTTCCTAAGATGCTATGAGGGGAACTCAGCTGACTTATTTATCTTCTCTACAGACATGATGAGTCAGACAAGTGCTGGACTGGGATACTGCGTGAGATAAGCTATGCGGAGGGATCTACTATTCTTTCAGTGCGTCTCAACACTCTGCGACTCACCAAGTTATAACTGTACCAAACTGTTGGCGCCATGAGGCGAATCGTAACTTTAGCGCTGTGTTAAACGGATGCACTGATTAGCTGAGGGTCAGAGAATGTTTCAGGGTAAGGAGTGAACATGGTGCGCGGGGATGGAAAAGTGTTATGAAATAAGCATCAAAAGAGTTTTATCTCTCTTTTGCAGTAGGGGGAGACATATACATGCTGTAGCAGGACACGAGTTAGAACATcgcacaaaaatgtattttctaaaaTGCTACAGTGTTCCTTTGTACATGTTTTTGTAATATCATTTCTTGATGTTTATTATCTGTAATGCTTCATTTTAATGGTAATAAAATATCAGATTGTTATCTTGCTTTCAGTGCATGAACAATGCTGGAGCCGTCCTCACAGTGCAAATGATTTTATTCAACttcattaaacattttgttCAATAACGTATTTACATGGCAACACAAGAGAGACACTGTCAACTTTACACTGACAGTAAGCAAATATCACGAGTAAGGAAGTACTTTCAAATGTAAACACTTATTTCCAGTTGACACCTGAGCACTAAAGAGCATCACCGTAAAACTCACAAGAAACCAACTCTTTATCCACATCACTAGCTCCCTGTCTGAGGTACTTTTAGGTTAGCTTTACCTCAGTTTCAgtttacaacacacacacaccacaaaaaCTGGAACTAAAATAAGCACCAGCATGACTCTGACGGAATCTGACGCCGAACATGTAAGCGTACAAAACTATTCTGCAGAAAATGCGTGGGCAATGTAAACGTGACGCCAACAATTGTGATGTCTTTTAGCTTTATAAATTGTCAGTGAGCTCCAAAGCCAGGCAGGCGGTGCTCAGCGCTAGCATTTATGTAAACGTGCTCCCCGTAACAGCAGGTGAAATGTTTACCGTGTTAGTCTCACATCTCTCAATTAGCACTAAACAGAAACGACAGCTGAAGCTATAAGTGTTGCCTATAATTGGCCACAAATTAACtaatttggcaaaataaatacTTTGACCTGATTATGAAGAACGCTGAGTAATCATGTTGTTACAACCTGAGGGAAACGTGAATGTCTCAACTAATTTTGATGTACAAggggtgattttgtttttctaaaactCCTCGCTCATTTACATTGTATTAATCTCTGTTTTAATACATTATTAGGACCGTAGTCAGCTGAGTGGCAGGTCGGTGCCAACAAACTCTCTGCCAGGCCTCACCTCAGCTCATTCAAGTCACTGAAGTGGACGTCTACACCGTGTCTGTGCTGTTGCACAAAGTTCTAACAGATAGTCCAAGAAGTTTCGGTGTATGATATCCTGTTATTATATTTGTATGCCTAACATTCATTTTTATGCATCTCTCTGTGTTATGCATCCACGCGTTTTACAAATGCAACTTGCTAGCAAAGCTTGCTTGCATTAGTTAATAATCCTTGTgtaaatatggtcacttctaCCTTCAAAAACCCAACATTGCAACAGCCACAGTTAAAGTTGACACTTCAGAACAGGAGTTCACAAACCCACAGGCGATGTCACGGTGGCCccctccatcttttatatacagactaTTGTGTGGGACCAGTGGGAAAAGTCTGGGATCCGTGAGCATGCCGATTCATGTTGTAAGTAACAAGATATTTTACAGCTAATGAAAACTTTGACCTGCTTGTCTCACTAGAGAAATAAAATagatgaatacatttaaaataaatgcagcGGAATAAACTATCCATGCAATCCAGTTAATGGAAGTAAGTTGTTGTTACTGCgtatttatttacagtcttGTAAGTTGTGGATTAATAGAATACAGCTGGTCCATCTGTTATCTGACTGcgcactcagacaaaaactaaaAGCCTCTGTAATCTGAACTGAATTTCACAAGCAGAAGATTCAGTCTCTCCTCTGGAATGTTAGCTGGCAGTAATTCAGCAGAGTATCCCCTGAATAAAACTGTCATAGGCAGCATTAGGAACCTCCATTGCACTGCCTGTGCTTTAGATTCACAGCAGCCTGACACAGTCAATAAAGCTGCTTCCATTGTTCCCTTAAGCAACATGGGCCATTAGTGGTTGGagacctcctctgtcacacaccCTTTTGATAAACATCTTGCAGCTTGTCTCTGGTGTTATTGGTCAGAGGACATTGAATTCACTTCAGTGTCCATGAGGGTTAAGAAGAGCTTTCTCTTTGCACGTTACTGTCATTATTGTTACACTGAGGACCAACTTTTTATAACTTGCCTGTAGCCTTTTCCAGTTCCAGATACCAACAAAGCACTAATATGCAGTATGAGCCCATCTGTACATATTTCCACATGACATTGGCTTTCATACAAATATCAGAAACCAGATTGTTGGTGTAGACCTCCCTAACCAAAGGCCTCTCATTACAGCGGTTTTACCTTTCAATTCTGGCAAGAAAAATTCAGTCTCACTCAATTTTTGACAGGCAATCGCTAAAAATACTCAGTAACCAATATCGATCCTGTGGCAACAGCGTATGCGAGCCACACATTCAGTGCCTAAAGATTTAAATCAAAGAGCGACAGTAACTTTAACTGGATATCAGATGGACGAGAGGCGCTCCTGACACGCAGATGTCCGGCGTGTTGTGGGGCTGCATTTGGTCATCATGGTGATCTGGGTGCTGAAGTTGTTGCCGTTGCTGCCCATGGAGGGCTGCTGGTACTTAGTATCAGCACCCAGAAACCTCTGCAGCATCCACCTGCGCCACTTACGCTTAATCTCCGACTGCACCTGCAGGACAAGCAGAGAGGTAGACAAACAGAACGAGGAGCATCGTTAAGCAGGCATGAAACACAGGATTTAGCTAATTTATCTCAGAgagcttttt includes:
- the klhl40a gene encoding kelch-like protein 40a; its protein translation is MSAMTIDPVAQPRMYQQTLLQDGLCDLLENDRFVDCVLKIQDKEFPCHRLVLAASSPFFKAMFLSDLEESKKKEVVLKNVEPGVMEMILRYLYTSDINLTEQNVQDIFMVANMYQIPSIFSVCVSYLQEKLVLGNCLAIFRLGLLLDSPKLALAARDFICERYQVVVRDQDFLQLAPSEVAIIITSDALNVEREEQVFESLMDWVKHDETNRVKDLPELLHCVRFRLMPLDYFKEKVERHQYICFSQDIKKELDLVRDAHRGRLPKPKKPATDGAKGGEGSEDEEDDEDGYLPGILNNNPRFGMFEMDLILMISDTGTVAYDPAGNECFVVSESTEIPKNHCSLVTRENQVFVVGGLLYNEEDKDEPFSSYFLQFDPVSSDWLGMPPQPNPRCLFGLTEAENSIFVVGGKELKDGEHALSSVMIYDRQSFKWGESDPLPYEVYGHGTVSHKGLVYVIGGKSESRKCMRRVCVYNPTKFEWKDLAPLKTARSLFGIAVHNDQIFVVTGVTDSGLTSSVEVYDIASNKWSEFTEFPQERSSLNLISMGGFLYAVGGFAMMPSETSEEPVPTEMTDIWRHDESDKCWTGILREISYAEGSTILSVRLNTLRLTKL